Within the Drosophila miranda strain MSH22 chromosome Y unlocalized genomic scaffold, D.miranda_PacBio2.1 Contig_Y2_pilon, whole genome shotgun sequence genome, the region GCCGCAAAGCATGTTGTCCGTGATTTTGTTGCCGTAACGACTCTTGCGGCACGCGTCCTGCGACAGTATGGGCACCTGCACCTCCTAAAGGAAACAAAAGATGAACATTTTAGTCGGAAAGCCAGTCTCCGATGGAGAATAATGCTCACCTGAAGTGTGTGCGAGGTGGGACCGCCAACCTTGAGGGCGCCCCAGCCAGTGACGATGCCCGTCTCCCCTTGAAGCTTCTACCCGGCGTGGGCATGCACACGGGATGCAGCACCTCATCGAACTGCACGGGCTCGTCCAGCTTAATGATGGCTATGTCGTTGTCGTAGTTTCGGGCATTGTACTTGGGATGTGTGATCACCTCCGCGACATTCCGGTCGATCTTTTGGGTGTGGGACATCTTCCGGTTGTGGTCCAGCAGGCGCACGGTGATCCGCTCCCGACGGAAGCCGTATACACAGTGAGAGGCAGTGAGCAGGAACTGGTCGTTGAGCAGCGAGGCGGCGCAGTAGAAGCGACCGCCGTAGAGGAGCATGGCTACCCAGGGGTACTGGTGCACCTCCGTCTCCTGGCCCCCGACAATCCGCTTCTGGATGTTGGCTATCCCGCAGACACAGTCGGTGCAGTTGCGCGgcctggtggtggtggtgctggaGGAGGGCGCTGGCGTCGTCgaggtggtggtgctgctcgCGGGCTCCGGCTTCGTGGAGCTGCTGCTCAGGGTGGCCAGCGTGGCGTTCTCGGCATCGGAACTGCCCGGACGTTGAGGCAACAGCGATAGCACCCACTGGATGAAGGTGTTCTGGGACTGCTTTAGAAGGGGCGAAACCGGTGTGGCTTCCGGACGAGATGGCTGCTCCTCGGCAAAGGTTTTGATTTGGCTGTGGCTTTGCTTTCTCCAGAGCTTTCTCCACCGACTGCCGTGGCTAGTGGCGAACTAAACAGGCAGAAACGATATTTGAAAGCCAGCCAGCCCCATTTCACCCGAATTCCCATGGCCGAGCAACAAAAGTGGTTCTGACCGGTGGCACGTCCACTTTGCCAATCCGCACAACCTCAGTCGGTCGCTTGGTAGCTCGCACACTCAACCAGACAGCGCGATAGAGCGACAGAGATAGAGACCGAGACACTCTCCCATGCGGATTTGCATTTGTATTCTGCGCATGCGTGGGCGCCTCTGGGCACCCGGCTTGACCACACACAATCGCACCACACTCTCGGCCAGCGCCAGCAACCACTCATCATACTCATACTCTACTTTTggattgtgttttattttttgcgCCACTGAAATAGCGAAAGTTTTATTTCCCGCTTCAAAATTTATTGAAATTCATTTTTaaacccgatactcaaatgagtattggggtatattagatttgtggtaaaagtggatgtgtgtaacgtccagaaggaatcgtttccgaccccataaagtatatatattcttgatcagcatcaatagccgagtcgattgagccatgtctgtctgtccgtctgtccgtccgtccgtctgtccgtctgtccgtccctattggcgcctagtgctcaaaaacgattagagctagagcaacgatgttttggatccatacttctgtgatatgccactgctacaaaaatatttcaaaacttcgccccgtccacttccgccccacaaaggacgaaaatctgtggcatccacaattttaaagatacgagaaaaccaaaaacgcagaatcgtagaaaatgaccatatcttttagactgcagagtttgaataagatcgtattattattatagccagcatcaggaaaacaatttcattttttctagCATAGCCGGATtcgcttagagtaaaacattagcgcctagatctcagagactataaaagctagagcaaccaaattcggtatccacactcctaatatatcggaccgagacgagtttgtttcaaaatttcgccacacccccttccgcccccgcaaaggacgaaaatctggggatattcaaaaatctcagagactattaaggctagagtaaccaaatttggtatccgcactcctgttagatctcactataaaacgtatatctcagaatttcgccccacccctttccgcccccacaaaggacgaaaatctgttgcatccacaatattgaggatacgagaaaactaaaaacgcagaatcatagataatgaccatatctatcagattgctgaatctgtatcagatcagatcatttttagagccaaaaggaacaaatcaatttgcactggctacgcagcccccgacgtcacgctcagactgattttctgtctctctcgcacgcactctttgtcgtgtcgttcaatattagcggcgtctgccggaggagagccatactgacttagtatcgggtataactgtagagttgcggtgtccgcagcaactcacaacgctccccctcgttttgtctGAAGTTTGCACTAGATAAATCTGCTGCTGTCCGACCCACTTAGAGGTGTTTCCTCTGTTTATTCCTTTCCCTTTGGCGACAGGAAAACAAATTAAACttaaaaataaatagaaaCGCAGAGACTAGAGCAAAGGGCTACGGCTACGCGTACCAGAGATTGGATCATGGGTGGGGCCACAGTTTAAGTTTAGTTGCTCGTAAAACTTTCACTTGACCCTTGTCAAGCCACTGGGGGCGATAGGTGGGTGGGAGTGTTGTGTTGTAATCAACAGAAAATTGGCACCAGTCaacagtcccagtcccagtcgcagtcgcagtcccaCCCCCCTGCTATCTGTGTCAGCATCGCTTACTCTTAACATCCTTGGCGATCTGGGGGTGGCTCCATTGACCAACTGACTTAGTCAGAGGGTTGTTCTACTTTgcttccgttctgttctggCTGATAAGTCTGCCAGTTCAATAAATCGCAGCATTACCCCAAAAATAGTTAGTAGATAGTTCAAGTCGTTTAGAGTGACTCAGAGCCTCCAGGGGCAGTGGCCCATTATCGTTCAGACGTGGTACAATCCAAACTAATGACCCCATGTAATCGTTTGCCATTTACTTTATCATTTACCAACATAAATTAGGACTAGGGCCAGTGCCTGGCGCATTAAGTTATGGAGGGATTTATATACGTACCAGTATATGTATGCCGTCCAAATGCTAATTAAGTGGAGTGCAGAGAGCGGGCGCCACATGCCAAATATTTGCCACACCTGGCACCACAGCTTGGAGTCAGAGGCACGTGATCGTTAATTAAGCGGCAATCCAAATGCATTACATGTCCTAAGGCCCAGGTGCAGCCTTCGCGAGACTGGCCCATTCCATCTGGAACGGATTACGTGACTTTCTGAAAGTTCTTTAATTTTAAATCACAAATTTTGGGATGTTCCTCCCCTCCCATGGGACGCCTGTCCAACTAACACACTTTTCCGTACCCTTTCCGACCATTATTCAAACGCTTTTCGCACTGACCGGTTTTGGGTCACCAAAAAATTGGCAAATTTCCTTTAGAGCAAGTCATGCATTCCACTTCCTCTTTACATTTGTCTATCTCTCGCCAAAAAAAAGCGTAGCCAAAGAAATGAATTTAATAGAAAACCATGAAGCACCAGGGTTGTTGCCCCTTGGCCACGGCCAGGGCCGTCAGTGTGGCGCCTGGCAACCCTGTTGGCGCCACACAGAATTCCTCTCCGCATTGCGTTCTGTCCGTTTTTATAGCATGTGATTGCTTAatttatttgtatatatttgtAAAGTTCTATACTGAGGGGAGAAGAAGGTATAACCGGCACTGTCAGATACTCTGGTATGGTATGTAGTACCAGTCTCAGAAAAGACACTTTCTACGTTTCTATTTATTGTGCTATCTGTCTGGATTATTCCTGTTTGACATAAATACATTTGTATCATAAAAGCTAAAAAGCTAATCAAGGGTAGCCAAAGCTTCGACCATAGGAATGTCTCTAGAATTTGTCGTTTTTGTGAGGTTTTATATCTCGTTTGGAGCTGACCAAATGGTGCCAAGTAGACGCTATGCGCCAAGAATAGTTAAACGTTTGCCAACTGCAATGTAAATTGGTTGCACTTCCGGAATATGCGTTAATAGAGAGGATACAGATGGATAGATACAATGCTAGTAGCAGTAGCTTCATTCAAGCAGATTATCCCAAAAGATTTCCCATTTATATAACTGAATTAAAAGCATTTCTCTAGTTCTTTGACCTCAAATCGAGTTTGGTTACGGCACGAAAAGAGGCGAGTAAAAATATTTTCGCATCCACGTAACCATAAATCATTCGGCGTAAACCCCTGTAACAAATTTGTATGCATGCAAATCAATTGTGCAATTGTTTCTATGAgagaataaataaaaaataagcCCCCTCTAGCAGGGGAAGCGACTGGTGGGCGAGGATCCAGGGAGTAAGGACTGCAAACAAGTTGGAAGCCATAAATAAATATCGCTTAAGCCCAGATACCAACATAGAATATAAATTTGCTCTCCCCTCCCTCCCTGTTTGTAAAACAATCAACTTTATTTTGtaaaaattcaatttaaataaTGCCGCGGCTCTATGTGTATCGCTTTCTCTATGTTTTGAatgttttgtattttttgtggcTGAACAAATTCGATTGTCGGGGTTTAGTCGAATGCCagatgtttgtttttttgaaGGTACTCGATTTTGGTTGGATTATTTGATTAAGCAAAGATGGGTGCCTCTCACACTGGCATATATTTGCACTCTCTATCCAACTACCTTTCAAAAACAATCGTCGAAAAGACCCCCAAGTTATCTTTAATTATTTCACCTTTTAAAAACTTCTTAATATTCATTACTTTTACATAAATACACTGCATAATTTTTGTAGTGTTTTGCTTTTGTTCTGTATGCTGCTaaaattaaattgaatttgCTGCTCGAGTTAATTTAATTTCCTGTGGACACGATGCGACACGAACTAATAAAACGACAAAGACACGTACGCACCTCAGACAGAGCTgccgatgatgatgacgaagTGGGCTCCGTTGGTTGCTCTTTCGCCGCACTGTCCGCGTCCATGCCACATGTGTTGCAATTTGCTGTCGAGGCTGGAGCGCAAGCTGATGCGGAAATTACATCGAATTATCTGGAAAAAAAGGGAGAAAGTACTTTAAGAACCGAGTTTAATCTTTACAAGTAAACGGATTTTATTTCTCAGCCAAAATATGTTTAAGTACTTTCGGATACCCTAGGTATCGATACTAATATTCACTGGAGCGTTGGAAGCGAGGTGGTTTAATGGCATTTTTAATCCTCATGGCAGCCCTGAAGACTTTGCCACTCTCCCGAGGACCCAGCCGAATCGAAGTAGAggtgtgtggagtggagttCTTTGCCGGATAGATGTCGAAAGTAATGGTTAGATTTTCAGCGATCTTCATGGTGGCTCCGGAATTTTCAAAGGTGCCACAGTAGTTGGGGGCCGAGAAGATGGTGACCAGTTGGCGCTTGGCAAAGAACTCATAGCCATCCTCCACGCCCTGGTGGGCCCGACAGATGAGATCGAAGTCATTGCGGACGAGGAACCGCTCGATCGTGTCCCGACCAAAAGATATGCTCATGCCCCGCTTGTTCGGCGTCCACCCATAGGCCGTGTGATGCGGATCGGACCACAGCAGGTCGCAGAGCAGGCCCTCGTTGGGTATTTCGGTGGGGCGCTTCAGCTGGTTGATCTGCTCGATGCAGCTCAGGTGGGGACTTAGGCCGCCGTGGCAGCAGAATACCCGCTTCGAGACGATCGCCGCCACTGGCATGCAGTTGTAGCAGTCGACGGAGGTCTTCCACAGCTTGACCGTGTAGCGGCGCTTGCATTCGTCGAAAAAGCCGTAGACCTGGTTGAGCACCTCGCTCTCATGGTTGCCGCGAAGCAGGAAGATCTTGTCCGAGTAGCAGATTTTGTAGCAGAAGAGCAGCGTAATGGTCTCCACGGAGCGGTGGCCCGGTCTACGTAGTCGCCGAGGATTCGCAGGAGGTCCTCGAACTGTCCGTGTAGATCGCCCACAATGCAGATGGGGGCGTCCACCCGCAGGCACATCGCCTCCTACAGGAAGACACTGCGGACCATATGGCAGACACTCGCTATATCCTTTTGGCTGATCGGCCGCTTCGATCAGCGAAGGCGTCCGCACACGAGGGTTCGTATGATGTCCTCGATGTTTGGCTTGCGCAAAAATAAGCTCATATTCAGTTTATAGTTGTGTTGTATATTGAAAAATGCAGTGCAATGCAGTGAGTAAGTGAAGTgtaaggaagagaatacttttTCCCACAATTTTCATATCGTGTCAGCCCATCAACATGTTCGGTGTGGCCCCCTCCGTCATGGGTCTCTTGTTGTGATGAGCGTCGTGCATCTTGGGCTTCATCACCACCAGTGTGATGTTGAGATCGGGGTCCACGCACATCATGGCGCCGGCATTGTCGTACTCTCCGCAGTAGTTGACCGCCGAGAAGACGGTGATGAGCTGCCTCTTGGCAAAGAACTCGTAGCCATCCTCGACGACCTGATGAGCACGGCAGACCAGATCAAAGTTGAACCTCGTGAGGAACGCCTCCACCTGCTCCACGCCAAAGGTGAAGCTCACGCCACGCGAGTTCTTCGTCCAGGTGCTGACGGTCGGATCCGGATCGGACCAGAGCAGGTCGCACAGCAGCCCGTTCTGCTTGATCTCCGCTGGCCGCTCGATGTTGCGTATGTCGGAAAGTTGGTGCAGGGAGGGACTCAGCCCGCCATGGCAGCAAAATATCTTCGAGTCGATCACGGCCGCCACGGGCAGGCAGTTGTAGCAGTCGACAAAGTTCTTCCACAGGCGCACTGTGAAGCGGCGCTTGCACTCGTCGTAGAACCCGTAGTAGTGGTTGATGCTGGCCGACTCGTGGTTGCCGCGCAGCAGGTGAACGCTTGACGGGTAGCGCACCTTGTAGGCAAGCAGTAGGGTCAGGGTCTCCACCGAGTGCTGGCCCCGATCCACGTAGTCCCCCAGCAGCAGGTAACGTTTGGTCGGTGGATGCCCCGATGTCTCAAAGTAGCGCAGAAGGTCCCGGAACTGGCCGTGTATGTCCCCGATGACATTGACGGGCGGCTGCACCGCAAGCAGCATGGGCTCCGACAGCAGCACTTGGCGGGCCACGTTCAGCATCGCCACCATGTCCGTCTCCGGAACCTGCAACCGTTTGTCAGCCTTCCAGTTCACCAGCGACGTAATCATTTCGTCCAGCTTCTTTTGCAGTATTGATCGTTCCATGAGAACCAGTGCACTCGCCTCGATCCAAGATTGCTTCTGTTCTCAACGAGCGTGGACCTCTTTAGTGTCAGATCATCAAAATTTAACAAAACATTAACGTATTTTACATGGATGCTCTTAGCTGGCAATTGTTTCCTCACATACGTGATCTTTTCTAGGGTGTCCGGGTtgttaaaaaatattttcgaGGAGGAAAAAGGGTCTTACAAGAGTTAAGATCCCACGTATACGTACATATAACCCTTCTTATGATCGTTCTTATAATATCAAACGATTCTCTAATGGTTCTTTACTGTGGATTGTGTAAGGGTTCAGCATCAGCGTCCGCAGATCTCCAAGCGTTCCTATGATCGAACTGTCAAATTGTATCTTTCTTTGCtttcaaatatttattaaattttttaaaGACTGTATGAGGGACTTCGTTTTTACACAGTACACAAGTACACTACACAGACACTAATTGGCCATAAAATGTCGAGTGGCTCAATATTTTTCCCCGGGGCCAAAAGCCGCTTCTCGACAATGTCTGCGCAGCTGGAGGAGAGCAAGAGGAAATCCAGCATAGTGCACGACAGCCTGTTGCGAGGCTCAGCATCTGATGCAGAAGGGTGGAATCTGGTCGATCTGATCAACAGATTGAAGAACTTCCGGAAATCCAAGCAGACACGCGTAAACATGCTCGAGGACGAGCTGTACCAGCTAATCCACACGGCCCGCGAGATGTTGCTGGGAGAACCAATGCTCCTGTCTGTTGAGGCTCCGGTGCGCGTCGTGGGCGACATTCACGGACAATTCGTGGACCTGTTGCGCATCTTCGATCACATAGGCTATCCTCCATTGGTCAACTATCTCTTTCTCGGAGACTATGTGGATCGGGGC harbors:
- the LOC117193201 gene encoding serine/threonine-protein phosphatase PP1-like — its product is MERSILQKKLDEMITSLVNWKADKRLQVPETDMVAMLNVARQVLLSEPMLLAVQPPVNVIGDIHGQFRDLLRYFETSGHPPTKRYLLLGDYVDRGQHSVETLTLLLAYKVRYPSSVHLLRGNHESASINHYYGFYDECKRRFTVRLWKNFVDCYNCLPVAAVIDSKIFCCHGGLSPSLHQLSDIRNIERPAEIKQNGLLCDLLWSDPDPTVSTWTKNSRGVSFTFGVEQVEAFLTRFNFDLVCRAHQVVEDGYEFFAKRQLITVFSAVNYCGEYDNAGAMMCVDPDLNITLVVMKPKMHDAHHNKRPMTEGATPNMLMG